The stretch of DNA CTATAGGCAATCTCCCCTATCTCCTCCATAATCCTCCTGGAAGCAGCGGCGGGTAGGTAGAGCTTTAGTGCTTCCTCGCCACTGGCCTTCCTAGACTTCATCTCTCTAATTCTCGTCTGTAGCTCTCCCATCTCCCTGTCAATCCTGCTGATCCTGTCGTCCAACTCCGCGAGAGTGTTCTGAACCTCCTTCAGCCTAGCCTCAATCTCACTCTTCCTAGAAACCTCCTTCCTCAGCTTCTTCTCCTCAGCCTCCAGCTCCTCAAGCCTCTTCATAACCTGCTCAGCCTCCCATTTTAGCTTCGCAGCCTCCTCTTTCAGCCGGCGAGCCTCCTCAAGCCTCCTCTCTATGGCTGATAGCTCCTTGTCAACACCTTCTAGAGCCTCTCTTGCTTTTTCGAGCAGGTCGTCCAGGCTCCTGTACGCTGTGATTCCAAGCCTCGTGGCCAGGTCCTCCGCTTTCGAGACGAGCATCCTCTCGAGCTTTTTCGACTCGCTGCTCAAGGTCTTAAGCTTCTCCCTAGCCTCCTCCTCCTTTATGCCTAGACGCTGTAAAACCTCTAGGGCTCTTGTCTTAGCCTCTCGCAGTGCAACTTCCTCGCGGGATAGATTCCTAACCTTCTCCTCGAGACTGTTCTCAAGCTTTCTAAGCTCCTCCAGCCTCTCTCTAAGCATTCTTAGCTTCTGCTCGGCCTTCGCGAGGTCCTCGGGAGTTTGGAACCCTAGCTCGCGCAGGCCTTCCTCAAGCTGGTTCAGCCTGGATAATAGTAGCTCTATCCTCCTCCGCTTGTCCTGTAGGCGGGAGGCCTCAGCCCTGGCCTTCTCAGCCTCAGCAGCCTTCTCCTTGGCAGCCTTCCTTAATCTTTCCGCCTCGTGCCTATAGTGTCTGGCTATAGCCTCTGCCCTCCCGGGGGGAAGCTCGGCTCCGCATACCGGGCATCTCGCGCTCCCTCCACTCTCCTCTAGCATTGATAAGGCCTGGACTAACCTCCTGGCTTCTGCTTCCAGGGCTGATGCTTCCTGGTCTAGAGCCCGGGCTTTTGATTCTAGATCGTTTATCACGGCGTCTAGCCTTTCCAATACAGACTCCGGTTTTTCGCTGCCGCATAGGTCTTTAGAGCGGCATTCGGATAGTACTCGCCTAATGTTTGTGACTATGCTCCTTCCCCTGGTGACACGATAGTCGAGGAGAGTGTATCGCCTCTGCTCCTCTTTAATGCTGGATCTAGCCTCGAGAAGCCTGTTCTCAGCCTCCCTCCTCGCAGACTCAATCTCCTTGAGCCTGCGCGATACTTCCAGCTTTTCTACAGCATCTCTAATCATTTCCAAGTCTCTCCCCAGCTTGTCCAATCGGCTCTGAAGTCTTGCAAGCTCGGCGACCTCGTGAGCCAGCGAAGCTTTCGCCCTGAGTTCCGCCCTCCGCTTCTCGAGGTCATCGATGGATGAGATCTTTGATTCCGCATATCTTAGGCGTGTGTTGATGGTATCCAGCTTCGACCTCTCGCTCCTAATCATGCTGGTAACGTTGACAAGCATCTCCTCCATAGTCTCTAGTTTCCCTATCTCGCTCTGTAAGGCCTTGGCTTCTGACTCGAGATCCCTGGCACGCCTCTCAAGCTCCTCCCTCTCCCTCTCAAGCTCTTCCAGCCTCTTGGAAGCCTCCCTTATCTCCCTATCAACTCCCAGGACCTCGTTCCTCAGCGTCATGTACCCTGACTGAAGCCTGGTTATAGACTTGGAGCCGAGCTTGACAGGACTCCCGTCCGGGGAAACGCCTAGAACCACATCACCGATGTTTGATATGGCCTGCTTGAGCAGGGCATAGCCTAGGGCGGCGTCAAGGAGGTCTCTCAGCTCCTTAGGTTCTGACAGGATTTCTGCGAGGGTTTGGAGTCCTCCTTGGGAGATTATTATCGCCTTCTCTATGTACGATGCGGGGTTGGGCAGCCCCCTGAGCCCGAGTATCTTATGGATCTCCTCTTTGTACCCCGTGGGCTTGCTGGCGATCCTCCGCCCCTCCAGGGTGATGATGGCCGCTTCCGTATTCGTACCCCCCCCTCTCCTGATCAGCTTGTTCCTCAACTCGAGTAGCCGGCCCTCGCTGGACTGGAGGGCAAGGTATATTTCTCCTCGACTAGAGTTTTCGCTTATCATGCTCGACCTCCTAGGCGCTTGATGGGGGGTTATGCTGAACAGTATCGCCTCGAGTATAGTGCTCTTCCCCGCGCCGTTGCGGCCTACGATAGCTGTGAAGCCTTCGCGGAAATCTATACTGGTGTTGAAGTGGCTCATTATGTTTCTCAGCTCGAGCCTCTTCAGGACATACACAGAGCCTCACCTCATGTAGAGTATCCTCTTCCACGTGTCTTGGCTGACGGTGGTGGCGAGTGTTTCCAGGATCTCCCTCACCCTCAACTCGTCCTTCTCGGCGGCCGCCTCAGCCAAATCATGCAATATAGTGCTGGCTGCGTTGAGAGGTATCTTGTAATACTCCGCAGCAATCTTTGCAAGGTCCAGGGGACCCTCACCTTGGAGGCCAGGAGAGGTGCCAGCGTGCTCGCCCCCGGCGACAATCTTCCAGTGAATCTTCAGCAAAACATCAGCCCCTCCAGCAGCCTTTCTTGCCTCTGCTATAACCCTTGCTTTGCTAATGGGCTTATCGGATTTTATTATCACGTGAATTAGAGGTTTGAGCCAGTCTTCCCTACTGGCTCTAACATTGGCCAAGACTCTCCTTAAACCTCTGTTCACAGCGTTATAGATGCTCCCCCCATCCCCAATGTCAACCTCGATCCTGTACTGGGGCCTCCGGGGAACCTTAACCTTCTCAATGATAGGAGCGTCCCCGCTAAGGTCAACGTAAAGGGGGCTCCCGGGCGTGTTTATCTCCTCAACCTTCAACGGGTCCAAGACACCTGGGTAGGCATAGGGAGTGGGTGCATCAAGCCTTATCCGCGGTGCATGTAGATGACCTAGGGCAGCATACTTAGCTCCCGAGGGCAGGTCGCTGGGTGAGGCCACCGCGTCAAACTGCATTTCAGCGTCAAGGGACATGTGAGCCAGTAGGACGAGCGTCCCGCTAGAGGTCCTCGAGATCTGGTCGAACTCCCTCAGAAACCTGAGCGTGAGCCTCCGTCTCTCCTCGAGAGGGACCTTGAAGAAGGGGACCACAGCAACTTTCAAACTACCCAGGTCAACTACAAAATCCCCCGGACGCATTCCAGACCTATAGAGAGGCGCCTTAAAACCGTCGAGACTCGCCTCCATTAGGGATAGCAGGGTCTCATCCCTAACAGAAGGGGTATCATGCTCCCCGTGAGCGGCCAGAACAGGTATGCCAGCGTCGGTCAACGCCCTCACGAGCTCCACGGCCTGCTTAACGTCTCTCAATGGAAGCTTGGGCTTATCGAAAAGATCGCCAGCTATGAGAACAGCATCAGGCCTATCTTTTAAAGCAGTTTCAACAACAAACTCGAAAGATCTGAAGATGTCGTCTCGACGCTCCTCAAGCCCATACGGCCTAGCCCCGAGATGAACATCAGCAACATGGAGGACCTTCGGCATCCAGTCCAAACCCCCAGGTGGATAGAGGATGTATTACCTAAAAGAGGTAAACTCCCTGCTCAGACTCTAGGAGGGGGTTTTACGCTGGATGCCTGGAGTCTAATAGCGGAGATGGTATCAGGCGGTGTAGAATGCTAGAGAGATTAGAGAGGCCTACTTCTTCTTCTTGGGCCTAAGATTCTTGCTCCTGCAGCGTCTACACTTGGTAGCCGACATTGGATTTAGAGCTCCGCACCTCCTGCACACCTTCTTATTCAAAACTCTCTTCTCGAATATCGCCACGAGCTCTGGGTCTGTTATAGGCATGCCCTCGCTGCACCCCCAGGGCTACCCTACATGGAGCGAGAGCTTATTAATATGGCCTGGATTGCTGGGCTATCCGAACCACATGTCGAGCCTCGACTGCCTGCCCCTGAGCTTCTCCCTGTAAGCCTTCCCCAGCCTCTCGAGGGCCCTCTCCACCCTCTCGGGATTGAAGTCGTGCCTCTCTACAAGAATCTCCCTAACCTTGTCCTGATCCGGCTTCCTAAACTCAATCTTGTAGTCGTCTGTGACGGGGGGGTTCAAGAAGTACTCGTACACCTTTCTAAGATAATCCGGGTCATATTCCCCCCGTGGGACGGAAGCCAACACCTTCATCGGGTCTCCCAGGCTCTTAACAAGCCTTAGGGCTGTCTTAGGCCCATAACCCCTCACACCGCCGGGGTTGTAGTCCGTGCCGAGGAGGATACCCACCGCTATCAACTGCTCCCTTGTTATCCCCAGCTTGCTGAGCAGAGGCTCGAGCTCTATGATCTCCGGCTTTATCTCGACATACTGATCCCTACCCGGGAGCTTCCTACGACCTGTTATGGCTAGGTTTCTCACAAGCCTAGGCGAGCCGAACAGGAGGCTATCGTAGTCCTGGCTCCCCGTCGCCCATGCATCACCCTTCCTAGCCATATAGGCTGCCTGAGCCTCACCCTCGGCAGGCGCCTGAACCCAGGGCATCCCCATAGCATCCAGCAGCTCCTTCGACTCCTCCACCATGTCGCTCGTAAGCCTCGCAGCCATCATAGCGTACTTCCTAGCCTCCTCAACCTCTCCCGCCTCGACAGCCCTCCTATACCTCGCCTCAGCCTCCGCCTTCCTCCTAAGCCTCTCTTCAACCTCCCGGCTCTTCATTTCAGGAGGCTTCCCGTCGAAGACGTAGACGGGCTTAATACCCTCCTCCACCAGGTTAATGGTCCTGTAGAACAGGCCGCTGAGGTGGCTTGTAACCCTGCCCTCCCTATCCAAAAGGGGAGTGCCGTCGGGCTGCCTGATGGCGGTGAGGAACTGGTAGAGCATGTTATACGCGTCAAGCGCTAGAACATACCCCGAGAGAGCCCTAAGCTCCACCTCCCTCCTAGCCTCGGGAGGAATCAACTCCCTAAGGTTGACTCCCAATACTAACCCCCCATTTTTGTAAAGAGTGAAGGGCTCCTGATTAATCAAAATAATGTCCTGAAGAGCGAGTTCTAAACCGGTTTCGGAAGGGCTGGTTACAATGAGCAACGGTGAAAAACGCCGTAGAGTCCAGTACCTGGGGAGGCATATCATGATAAAGGGAGTCTATGCTGACAAGCTGCTGGAAGGAAGGAAGACCACTACGATAAGGCTTGGCATAGTTAAGCCCAGGTACAGGGAGGTGATAATCCACGGCCACGGAAGGCCGCTGGCTAAGGCAGAAATCGTCGACGTACACGTCAAGAAGGTTTCAGAGCTGACTCTGGAAGACGCTAGGCGAGACGGGTTCAGGAGCGTCAGAGAGCTCATAGAAAGTCTCGAGAGGGTTTATGGGTATAAACTGGATCCTGAAGATGCTGTGACGATAATACATCTCAGGGTTAAACAAAGGTTCGACAACCTAGACCTAAGCGACCCCTATCTAGGGCTGGAGCCGGCAGACATAGCCAGGCTAGGCCTGCGATACCTTGGAGACTCTCTTAGCGATGAGGAGAAGAGAGTATTAGAGGACCTCACAAGAACAAACAGCATAAGAGCTACAGCAGTAAGGCTCTATGGAAGCATTGAGAGGAGGGGAAGGGTGAGGAGGGTTTTGAGGAGAGTTCTGCAGGAGCTGTTGCGAAGAGGCCTCATAAAGGGGGAGAAGTGATATATGGGTTGATAAACCTCGAGATTCTGTATCACCCTTCACAACCGCCTCGACTAGTCTAAGCCGCTTCATCGGGGGCATGAGTGGTTATGACGTTAGACACTCTGGCTAGTTAAAGAGGTTTGAGGGGGCGGGCACTAGACTCCCCTATATACCCTAATCTCTCTACCTCAATCAATGGTTGGATATAAGCGCTCGAGAGGTGGAGCTAGGCTCACGGGGTGTCCACGGTTATGGGATATACCTTAAACGAGCAGCTAACGGATATTACCATATGTCCAAGGTGCTCAGCACCCTCAGCTATATACAGGTACAGCATCAGTAGCGAGAGAAGCAATGAAGGCGTTTATGTTAGGATAGTGTATTCTATGAAGTGTGACATTTGCGGGTATAGCGAAAGTATGAGGGGGTCGATGCCTCTAAGCGTTGCCTACAAGCTACGTCACCTCTTCATTCCCAGGGTGAAGATCGCTCTCGAGAAGACATACCTCCTCGCTGAGAAGCTCGAGAAGAGGGCATAGCATACCCCCTGCAATATAAGGCTCCCGAGCCTTCATCCTACATACTTCAGGGTGTTCGGCAGGCTTGAAAGGCTGGAGACTGAAGTGCAGCCAGTGCGGTAGGGAATGGGTGCTGCCTGTCAGCTTCAGGCTGAACGAGATGGGCAGGCTCTACCATTTCTGCCCGTACTGCAGGGAGAATACTTTCCATTCTGTCGTAGGCAGGGAGGCATAGGGTATATGCTTTGTTGTGTGTGTAGTGTTCGGAGCTAAAGTGTTGTTGAGTACAGGCTCCCCCGGCTGCCTGAAGCTAGCTTCTTAGCCTCTGAGGAGAGCTCGTCGAGGGTCAACACTTCCTGCTTTCCAGGCTCCCACCTGCGCCTCACAACGACAGTCCCGGTTTCCTCTTCACGTTTCCCAACAACTATTACAAGGCTAGCCCAGCTTCTACCTGCCTCACGCACCCTTCTCCCCAGCCCGCTCCCCCTTACTATGGACACCCTCACACCTGAAGCTGCAAGGTCCTCAGCTATCCTCTGGGCGTAACCTTCGCTTTCAGAGTCTACAGGTATCACAGCGGACTGTACGGGTGTAAGGGTGGGGTTGAGGTAGGGTGTTAAACCCTCCTTCCTAGCCTTTTCAACAAGCATCGAGACCGCCAGCTTGAAGAAGGAGAGAGTGGGGCCCAGGCACACTCTTCCCTCCTTCAAAAATGCTACAGGAAGCTCAGCGCCATCGGGACTAGATGCTTTCAAAGCCCCCTCACCACCAGAGAGAAGCGGCTTAACCCCCTCCAGCTGGGGAGAAATTAGTCCCAGAACCCTCGACACGGCCTCTACAGGATCGTCCTCCAGAGGACCGAAGACTATGCTCGGCGGGTATGGCCCCATCAATAGTGTTGTTACAGAGGATGAAATGCAGGCCTGGTACGCCTCGCTAAGACTCTCGCCGAAGCCGACGCTCTCAGCAGGCCCGACAACCTCCTCCGCCAAACGCCTATGAACCTCCAGAGCCCAAGAGGCTGGTGATAAGCTGCCGCCGCCCAAGAGGCCGGCTCGAGCGAGGACCTCGCCAGAGAGGCCGGTCTTATAATCCTCCACTGCAGGCCACGGCTGCAGGGCTCCGGCCTCGGTGAAGCTCCTAGAGAGTTCGGCTAGTGGGTGCCCCTTGCAGGCTATGCTGAATGACTTGTACCAGCCGAAGGGGGCCCTGTGAACATGCCCTGGAAACTTCGTCCTCAGGGCTCCCTCTAACTCTATAAGCCTCTTATGGGCTGCCATAGGCTTTGCTAACCTGCTTGAGAGGTGTGCGTAGGGGTATAGGATTACTGTGGTGACCTTCAGCCTAGAGGAGTGGGAGGCTATGTCTGAAGCGGCGTACATTACGGTTTGAGGGCCGTCGCCATCCTCCACCGTTGTGAAAACGACTAGAGCCTCCCCGAACGAGGCTTCGCCGGGAGGGTCTGGCGGGTTCTTGAGGGCGGGCTTCACGGTCTTGTACTCGAATCTGTCTGCGTGGAGGTATAGAAGCCTCAACCCTCAGATTCCTCCAGAAGGAAGCTC from Aeropyrum pernix K1 encodes:
- a CDS encoding AAA family ATPase translates to MYVLKRLELRNIMSHFNTSIDFREGFTAIVGRNGAGKSTILEAILFSITPHQAPRRSSMISENSSRGEIYLALQSSEGRLLELRNKLIRRGGGTNTEAAIITLEGRRIASKPTGYKEEIHKILGLRGLPNPASYIEKAIIISQGGLQTLAEILSEPKELRDLLDAALGYALLKQAISNIGDVVLGVSPDGSPVKLGSKSITRLQSGYMTLRNEVLGVDREIREASKRLEELEREREELERRARDLESEAKALQSEIGKLETMEEMLVNVTSMIRSERSKLDTINTRLRYAESKISSIDDLEKRRAELRAKASLAHEVAELARLQSRLDKLGRDLEMIRDAVEKLEVSRRLKEIESARREAENRLLEARSSIKEEQRRYTLLDYRVTRGRSIVTNIRRVLSECRSKDLCGSEKPESVLERLDAVINDLESKARALDQEASALEAEARRLVQALSMLEESGGSARCPVCGAELPPGRAEAIARHYRHEAERLRKAAKEKAAEAEKARAEASRLQDKRRRIELLLSRLNQLEEGLRELGFQTPEDLAKAEQKLRMLRERLEELRKLENSLEEKVRNLSREEVALREAKTRALEVLQRLGIKEEEAREKLKTLSSESKKLERMLVSKAEDLATRLGITAYRSLDDLLEKAREALEGVDKELSAIERRLEEARRLKEEAAKLKWEAEQVMKRLEELEAEEKKLRKEVSRKSEIEARLKEVQNTLAELDDRISRIDREMGELQTRIREMKSRKASGEEALKLYLPAAASRRIMEEIGEIAYRRLLAVLEDEMNDILSRFNLDVAGVEIREKAAREIEVKAIGGNGAYRPLEAVSGGERTVLALSFVLALNKAVGGKLGFLALDEPTANLDEDRRRSLVEVLRGISVEGLVRQLVVVTHHEDVRDYADTICLVTRTQQGSRVECTY
- a CDS encoding DNA repair exonuclease; this translates as MPKVLHVADVHLGARPYGLEERRDDIFRSFEFVVETALKDRPDAVLIAGDLFDKPKLPLRDVKQAVELVRALTDAGIPVLAAHGEHDTPSVRDETLLSLMEASLDGFKAPLYRSGMRPGDFVVDLGSLKVAVVPFFKVPLEERRRLTLRFLREFDQISRTSSGTLVLLAHMSLDAEMQFDAVASPSDLPSGAKYAALGHLHAPRIRLDAPTPYAYPGVLDPLKVEEINTPGSPLYVDLSGDAPIIEKVKVPRRPQYRIEVDIGDGGSIYNAVNRGLRRVLANVRASREDWLKPLIHVIIKSDKPISKARVIAEARKAAGGADVLLKIHWKIVAGGEHAGTSPGLQGEGPLDLAKIAAEYYKIPLNAASTILHDLAEAAAEKDELRVREILETLATTVSQDTWKRILYMR
- a CDS encoding 50S ribosomal protein L40e, which encodes MPITDPELVAIFEKRVLNKKVCRRCGALNPMSATKCRRCRSKNLRPKKKK
- the fen gene encoding flap endonuclease-1, with product MGVNLRELIPPEARREVELRALSGYVLALDAYNMLYQFLTAIRQPDGTPLLDREGRVTSHLSGLFYRTINLVEEGIKPVYVFDGKPPEMKSREVEERLRRKAEAEARYRRAVEAGEVEEARKYAMMAARLTSDMVEESKELLDAMGMPWVQAPAEGEAQAAYMARKGDAWATGSQDYDSLLFGSPRLVRNLAITGRRKLPGRDQYVEIKPEIIELEPLLSKLGITREQLIAVGILLGTDYNPGGVRGYGPKTALRLVKSLGDPMKVLASVPRGEYDPDYLRKVYEYFLNPPVTDDYKIEFRKPDQDKVREILVERHDFNPERVERALERLGKAYREKLRGRQSRLDMWFG
- a CDS encoding ASCH domain-containing protein — its product is MSNGEKRRRVQYLGRHIMIKGVYADKLLEGRKTTTIRLGIVKPRYREVIIHGHGRPLAKAEIVDVHVKKVSELTLEDARRDGFRSVRELIESLERVYGYKLDPEDAVTIIHLRVKQRFDNLDLSDPYLGLEPADIARLGLRYLGDSLSDEEKRVLEDLTRTNSIRATAVRLYGSIERRGRVRRVLRRVLQELLRRGLIKGEK
- a CDS encoding threonyl-tRNA synthetase editing domain-containing protein, which codes for MRLLYLHADRFEYKTVKPALKNPPDPPGEASFGEALVVFTTVEDGDGPQTVMYAASDIASHSSRLKVTTVILYPYAHLSSRLAKPMAAHKRLIELEGALRTKFPGHVHRAPFGWYKSFSIACKGHPLAELSRSFTEAGALQPWPAVEDYKTGLSGEVLARAGLLGGGSLSPASWALEVHRRLAEEVVGPAESVGFGESLSEAYQACISSSVTTLLMGPYPPSIVFGPLEDDPVEAVSRVLGLISPQLEGVKPLLSGGEGALKASSPDGAELPVAFLKEGRVCLGPTLSFFKLAVSMLVEKARKEGLTPYLNPTLTPVQSAVIPVDSESEGYAQRIAEDLAASGVRVSIVRGSGLGRRVREAGRSWASLVIVVGKREEETGTVVVRRRWEPGKQEVLTLDELSSEAKKLASGSRGSLYSTTL